The stretch of DNA GAATGGGTGATTCGATTCAAGAGCTTTCCCAGCAACACCCTGTCCAGCCTCAAGATGATGTTGTGCGCAAGCATGCACAAAACCCTGTATATCTTTGTCATTCACATAACATGCTGTATCATGGATCTGCAGCACGCACTTTTTATTCGCACTCATACTAGGTCCTGTAGCAGATGCTTGCATGGTTTCACTACCAGAACCTTCTATGTAAATACATGGAATCCATACTAAAGCAACTGGCAGTCGATGTGCATGACAAACGGCACGTAAAACATCTGTTATCTCAGCTAAAGCTAGCCCCTGATCCTTATAGAGAGTCTGCAgaaaaattgaatttaaataGTGTTATGGTAACCATGGAATCGACATAAATTAAAGGACAAGATAAATCAAGTTATAAAAAATTTTGAGGACAACCTGGAGATAATGTCTAGGAGGTACAATGCTCCTTAAATTCACAGCCTGAAATGTTCATGACAAACAGTGAATAAAATCTCCCATGtaattaacaaaatattattCGTGATTGGGTAATGAAAAAAACAAGAAGTCGCAGAACTTCGGGTTAAACGACTCTACAACCAAGAAAAATAACAAAGAGATAATTTCTCTTATATTATTTCTCTGTCTCATTGCAATcataagataaaaaaaataaaataaaattgaaaacaCTGGAGTTAAACAAAGAGATAATTGAGAATCATATACACGATTTTTGCTCATACAGTCAGTATATCTGAATGGAACTTTATTAATTGCTATATCACGTGATTGCTTTCTCAGTTGTTTCTTCCGTTTCTACACGTAGCATATCATACTCAACCACATCAAAGGAAAAGGAAGGACAATTTGGAAACAGAGAAATATTTCTCCATAACCTAGAAACACTTGTTAGTTGCTACTAAAGGGCATTTTTTTGCTTTTTAGCAAGAGATGAGGAAAAATGCCACAAAATAAGAATAGAAATAACACTAATTAAGAAACCACCAACCAACCTGTAGTGCACGACAAACATTTTCCATCTCCAAATCAAAATTAGATTTTTCCTTTGTGGTAACTAGTTCTAGTACTGCACAACATGTCCTTTGAAGGGAATCATCCTCGAATATAGGTAGAGCAATAGAGCCCTGGACTTTATGATCAATGGCATATTGTATCCGTAAATATTCAGCTTTATTGTAGAATTTTACATTTGAGGTCCACTCGGGAATCTTTGAAGTAAATACACGACCTATAAGCCCAAGGACAGATCCAGGTTTTGATTCCGAGGAAAATGTAAAAAATCTAGAAACTTCGCGGTATCCGCTAAGTGTTTGATCTAGTAAATAAGGTTGCTCAAAAGTGCTTAAGATGTAACGATCCTCATTCTTCATTGGAACCCAGACTTGGGCTAAAATACCCACTTCAGACCATtccttaaatatatataaagctCTGAGCATTTTCTCAGCCAGGGATTGCAAAGGAAGCCTTGGGATCACACTGTTCCGTTCATCACCCACTACATTATGCTGCCTTGAGCTTTTCTCGACCTTCTCAGTGAAATTAACCCCACCATCAGCAGGATTAATAGGTATCGCAAAATGACCTTTTGTATCATGAAATCTACCATCGCTTATGAATGAATTTCCCATAGCATCACCTCCCACCATTGAAATTTCCGAAGTATACTGATCCACAAAATTCAATCCATCGAAGGATGGAAAATTTGTGGATGCCAAGCCAGCAGAGAAGGCAAAATGGGGAAGCATCTGTTCAGAAAACCCATTGTGGCCATCATACCACCCAGCATACGTATCAATATTCATCAGTTCTGCAACATTACCGAATGTTTCCTCCCACTTTAAGCTCCGCATACCATTGTCCATCAATTCTGCATGCTTACCCTCCATACGACCCTTTGAAAGAGCTAAACTTTTGTGGCCCTTTTCCGTACCCAAAAACGGGTACTCCACTTAAACAACAAGCCAAAAACTAAAACCAACTAGCCAAACTGACTGCTCTGGAACAGATGAAATTTAGTTTACTCTTTTGAACATTCCCCAAAAAACTCTATCTTGTCTGTAGCCCTTTGGCCCCGATGTTATATAATCTACTCATTGGATTAAAACTACTGCAGACCCTTCTGCCTGCAATAAATATATTCCGAAATTACTCCTGTTCACTCCCAAAAGCACTATTAAAGACAAGCATAAATAATACAACCTCTGTCTATAAAATGAGAAAAGACAGCTTTGGGACCAACCTTGTATGTTGACAGATTTCGTGCAGAGAAGCCTGAACAATAATCCACATAGAAATGGCCAGCAAtgtaaataaagaaagaaagaacgTGTCGTTTTAGGAAAAATTTCAAGAAGTTGCGACAACAAAAACACATCTAATCGTTACCCAAAAGAATTGAAAAGTtacataaaatcatttaaaaagcaGACTACATAAAGAAAGTATCAGCAATAAAAGCCATCTGTAGCTTCTTGTATGACAGAAGTTTGTCACTAAACATAGAAAATTTCCGTACTGACATCAAATACTCTATTCATTACCAGATCGAGTCAATTACACAACCACATACTGACATAACCATATACGTGGAAAACGAGTATATGTATGGATAAAAAATTTATAGATCTAGCTACAAGAACTAAATATTACACTTGACTCCTGTAGAATTCAAAAGCTTAAATTTTCCTCGTATTGTTTATTGGAAAAGGCTAACCTACGGCAGAACGAACAACAACTTCGATTTGGAAATAAATTCAGTCAGAACACAGAAATAAGGAAAACAAAATTGGAGCAAGTAACCTGACAATTGGATGTCACATTAATAATCCAGAAAACGAATAAAAATCCAATCATAGCAAACTTACAGCAGCTAAATTCAAATAATTCAGCAGAAATCTGTGGATTTCATGTCATCCTCGGCAGGATTCGTATTGAAGAAATATCTAAAAAACTCTTGAACTTCAGATGATTACGTATATCCCGTTGATTATTCAACACAAAGCAATCACGTTGTACCTGCGAGAGCTTCGGCGGAGCTAGATGCAATGGTCCGGAAGATGAAGACTGCGCTTGTATATATTTTGCGTTTTAGTATGAAAGTTATATATTTCGCTTTTATTTTAATTCGGAAGTGTTActtttgaaatttatttaatGAGAAAAATTCAACGACATCTATCATTTTCACTCCAATTACatgtataaatatattttaattttatttaatatttgatttggaattttataaaaaaaattaaatttataaattattatgttatatatatcagttttgatatcctgcacacctaccgtacacacctatgtgagcaccaatgaggtgtcactcacctattggatgtgatgaaatatagaaaaattgtgcatccaatgggtgagtgacacatcatcggtgctcacaaagGGTATGCACGGTAGGTGTACAGCatatcaataataatatatatatatatatatatatatatatatatatatatatatatatatatatattcaatacaatttaaaatcacaaagaaCTCTTTTACTATTTTACCTAAACAcgaattaatatttaaatcattttaaaaaattaatatttaaaaagctaatttttaaatgattattaatttatttaatatgattTATTAATATTCCTTTTATTAGCGTTAGTATGTTATACTATTTAAACAAtggaaaatattaatatttttaaaataaatcaaaggaGTTGGGGTTAGAGATGTGAATGATCCAATACAAGCTAAACAGTATCAGGTTCGAACTTGGCTCAAATCTTGGCTCGTTTAAAATTGATAGAGGCTCGAACTCGATTCGAGTTCTTATTATCATGCTCGAGCTCAATTTGGCTTGAAATTACTAAGCTCGCGATaaactcgagctcggctcgttaaaagctcgtttatcatgttaatcaagcgAGGCTCCAGTTTGATTCATTAATAACTCGTTTATCTGTTTAACAAGCTTGGCTTGAGCTCGACTCGTTTTCGAGCCTGTAAAACATACAATTTGagcttgtttatatatatatatatactaattttaaaccaaacacaAAAGTGTAAATCTATTTATAAATAATCAAAACgaaaaacataattaaaaatatattaatgaatCAAGCTACAGCTCGAGCTTACGAGCCATCTAAacaagccgagctcgagctcacgaacctattaACGAACATGTTAGCGAGCTCACGAGCCCCGAAATATCCTTACAGTGTGTTTGGCAACCAAGATTTCATGGGATTTAGATTTCAAAATCCTATTTTTACTGTTTGGCAAGGCGATTCAAAAAAAAGATTcagatttgtttataattttatgGGATTTCATGGGATTTCCATGAGTATATCCAAATCGTATCgaatttgataagatttggattttaaaaatataaaattaattttttatccaATACATCATTCTCATCAACAAATCATTCTCCACAAAAAGTTTCTACAAAGTTAAggcttttttttctttttaacttTTTTTAGAAGTTGAAAGATttcgtttaaattttataagtttCGTGTGTGATTTActgattaatataataaaaattatagtaaTTACCAAAACCTCTTTTTacgtttaataattaattttgtgtTACAGTTTGAAGTTGTTTGAtggtttttaattaatattttatgtgcactatgattaataaataataattaatttttgaatttacaaacacaaataatagagattaattattaatttgtaaatttttttgggttatttatgtttatatgatttataaaaGTAGCtcagtaaaattttaaaattccaaattCGAATATTTTCTTCCACATACAAAAAATGTATTTGtaaatatcattttaaaattttaaaccaaacagCAAATAGAATTTCAAATActtgaattttcaaatttaattccaaatccaattccaaatccCATGAAATCCTCCCAAATTCTGGTTGCCAAACACATTGTTAGGCTTGAGTTTGATTTGAATAAATTGTCGAGATTGAGCTTAGCTTCATATGATTAACAAATGTACTTAAACGAACTTTTTATCGAGCCGGGTGAGATATAAGTTACTAACGATTTGATTCATTCACCCCCGATTTTCAAATCCCGGCTCTGGTTCTATTACAATTCTTTTTATAaagtttattatttattatttttttaaaaaacaaaaactttcCTAGGTGGAACCGGTCTACAAAGCCGGACCTTTGGATCTCGCGAATCAGGAGACGCCACCTCATTTCATTGATCGTTTCGCTACTTCCACCACCGCTAACTCCTCCGCCACCGCCGTTGCGGTGCTAGCTTCAACAATTGAGCCTTTACGCACGTCAAATTTCTCTTCAGGTTAAAGGTTTGTCTCCCTTTTCTTTTCTATCCATGTATTTTTATGATTGAATTCATTTATGTGTGTTTTTTCTATCGACGACTGAATTATTGCACAAAATCTGGGTTTAAGGAGAAGCGAGACTCGGTCTCGAAATGCCGGAAGACGATTAGTATTCCGATTATTTTGGTAATTCGATGTTATTTCTATCTCTGTAATTTCACATGCTTGTCATACCTATCATTTAAGCGGAGGCCTGTACGTAGAGGCAGTCAGGAATTGAATTGGGGAGCCAATGATGGGGCTAGGGAAATTGGGGTAATTTTCTCTGTTTCGGAGTGAGAGTCATAATTTCGGATACCCGTAAAAATTTGAATCTTCCGAAGTCTCGTATTTAATCTGTAACCGCCACTGTTTATTCAGATTCTATGCCTTTACTATTGAAATGTAAGAGAAGAAATAAATAGAACTGTTGGCTCTCTTCCACATTTTCATGGAAAATAGAGGTGgaggatttttttttatttattttttaagtaaAATGAATGTGCAGCTCTGCTCAACGTCATCACTTTCTGCTGCAAATCATAGCAGCCACTTACATTGTTTTATTGTCTAATTTGTCGCAGGACTACTCCATCTTTGCACGGTGCTACTCCAACTGGATCACGGTAGGGAGCTTGTTATCCATAATATATTTGGAGTTTTTTTCGTATCTCTGAAATTCAAAGTGTGGATTTGTTTGTTCCAAGTGAAATTTTTGCTGAATTCTGTTCGCAGTTGGTTTTAGGATTTTGGTTCGTAGGAATTATCAGAAATGTCTGGACGATTGTTGCAAGTGCATGAAGCGGTGTGCAGAGACAGTGATGAAGAGGTGGCCATGAATCCGCGATCTGGTGGAGAAGTGGTTGATATGAACGAGGGATCACGTGAATCTCGTATTCTTGAACTAGAAAAAAAATTGTCAGAACAAGTTGTTTATTGTGAGGAAGAGGCATACATGTTATATTGCGACTATGCCCAAGCTATGGGTTTTAATGTTCGTAGAGGAAAGCAGTACTATTTTATGGGAACTCGACGGATTAGATCAAAGACGTATTGTTGTTCGAAAGAAGGGGTCAAAGATGACAAAGCAGATGCCAATGGTTTGGGTTATAAAAAGGCGGAAACTCGAACAGGATGCAAAGCAACAATATCTTTCTTGTGTGATGGTAGTGGCCAATGGAAGGTCTCGAGATTTGAGAAGGAGCATAATCATGAAATGGCCCCGCCATATGTTAAGCCCTCAAAGAAATCTGGACAAGCAATTTTGGCTTCAAATGCTTATGGAAGTGGTGGTGCATTAGATTCACTGGTAAATATCTCGCTTACTCATACTTGCATACTTAAATTTAAACTCTTGTTGAAATAAACGTGTTGGAGTATAAAAATTGTTAAGAGGTACTATACTGGCACTACATTTCAAAATTCAATGAAGTGTATACGATCCATTTTGTAATAAATCTAATGCTATACATGTGGATAAGGTTCCGCTATAACTAAAGTTACCAAGATTTAGAAAAATGGATTTTATGAGATGCTTCCTTGGGTGTAGGACTAAAGCTCGacaatttcttgtaaatcaagTGAGTATTTCACGTTGGATATTGTTTTTTCAACCAATATTTGGAACTAACTCACTGCGGCCTCTGGCAAGGATCAAAATCGTATCGAGTATTTGTCAAATTATGTTGAAGTTGAACACAGTTGAATCTATTATATCTTGGTGTTCAGATATCAGTTGTTTGGTGATCGTATATAAGAATACAAAGAagaaaattcttccaaaagatGAATCTTTTTTGTCTGCTGTAGATTTGTTAAATTGTTGCCTCACTATGTAGGTTCCACTGCCAATGTCCCATCCCATGCTCGAAAGCTTATTTATCTATTGATGCTTGGTCGGGTTGTTCAAATGCCATCATTTATTTGTGATTGCATCTGATGAAGTCCCATAATGATTCAATAGTCATACATTCAAAATTTTCTTATTTCATCATTAGATGATAAAGTGCATTGGTTCGAAAAATTATGCTATAATTTATCTGAGTTATAGGAAGAACAATCAtgatatttattgtatattttcaCTGAATCCGTGCTGTGCTATAAAGACTAACTTGCCTCAAATTTCAGATAATTTGTCCTTTCAGTTTCTTCGTCTTTCACATTTGTGTGCAGAGTGAAGCCGAAAAAATCCGGGAGCTGTCCTTGCAGCTGGCGA from Primulina eburnea isolate SZY01 chromosome 6, ASM2296580v1, whole genome shotgun sequence encodes:
- the LOC140835129 gene encoding uncharacterized protein — translated: MSGRLLQVHEAVCRDSDEEVAMNPRSGGEVVDMNEGSRESRILELEKKLSEQVVYCEEEAYMLYCDYAQAMGFNVRRGKQYYFMGTRRIRSKTYCCSKEGVKDDKADANGLGYKKAETRTGCKATISFLCDGSGQWKVSRFEKEHNHEMAPPYVKPSKKSGQAILASNAYGSGGALDSLSEAEKIRELSLQLANVKSQAETFERQAATYKRQLDMICEHIEEHNQSLSKKIQTALNNVKKLESKD